One region of Halomonas huangheensis genomic DNA includes:
- a CDS encoding FMN-dependent NADH-azoreductase: MTTLLHIDSSARPGGSDTTAHGSHTRRLSARFVQQWKARSPETQVIYRDVGQNPPPPVTGEWIHAAFTPENSRKAWMHEELSVSNTLIDELLRADIIVAGVPMYNFGPPAQFKAYIDNIVRVGRTFGFDRSRGAEPYWPLLANSGKQLVILSSRGDYGYQPGGRIGDRNHVESSIRTAFAYIGITDVHEAAIEYDEFADHRLRDSIGDAEAAVDELVTTLVNRPI, from the coding sequence ATGACTACGCTATTGCATATCGACTCCAGCGCACGCCCCGGTGGTTCAGACACGACAGCGCATGGATCACACACTCGTCGCTTGAGCGCTCGTTTCGTCCAGCAGTGGAAAGCGCGAAGCCCTGAAACACAGGTGATCTACCGTGACGTGGGTCAGAACCCGCCGCCCCCTGTCACCGGTGAATGGATACATGCAGCGTTTACGCCGGAGAATTCACGAAAAGCCTGGATGCATGAGGAGTTGAGTGTCAGCAACACGCTGATCGATGAGCTGCTGCGCGCCGATATCATTGTCGCCGGAGTGCCGATGTACAACTTCGGCCCTCCAGCACAGTTCAAGGCCTATATCGATAATATCGTGCGCGTGGGGCGCACGTTCGGGTTCGACCGCAGCCGCGGAGCTGAGCCTTACTGGCCACTGCTGGCCAACTCCGGCAAACAACTGGTGATCCTCTCCTCACGTGGTGACTACGGCTATCAGCCTGGCGGTCGTATCGGCGACCGCAACCACGTCGAATCATCGATTCGCACAGCCTTCGCATATATCGGCATTACCGATGTCCACGAAGCAGCCATTGAGTATGACGAATTTGCGGATCATCGGTTGCGCGACTCGATAGGTGATGCAGAAGCCGCTGTGGACGAGTTGGTAACGACTCTGGTAAACCGCCCGATATAG
- a CDS encoding TAXI family TRAP transporter solute-binding subunit, translating to MLQFLRLMTVSGFLLGALSLSLNAHADTRLTYKSASAGTAYYQMGVELSEAIKTGTEGDMTLTLEESQGSVQNVMEVMARQGNYVFTAPPGLVTRAREGSGPFENRQNPRFQEIRALFPIPSLTMHFVVAGDQDVLALDDLTGKHLLIGKGSFGAREAQRYLDLFGLTDGVEVDDADVGSAPDALKNGQIDAFATASSFPAPNVIETAASHDVGLVSLSDEQVAETGATPQVIPAGTYSSIDEDVLTTSLPVVAYSTTAMDDDTAYTLTKTFWERREAMAENSGWWGSISPEMLANLQGKLHPGALRYYDEAGIEVPDSLR from the coding sequence ATGTTGCAATTTTTGCGTCTGATGACTGTATCCGGTTTCCTGTTGGGGGCCCTGTCCCTTTCGCTCAATGCCCATGCCGATACTCGCTTGACCTACAAGTCGGCATCGGCCGGTACTGCCTACTACCAGATGGGAGTCGAGCTGTCCGAGGCCATCAAGACGGGCACGGAAGGCGACATGACGCTAACGCTGGAAGAAAGTCAGGGGTCGGTTCAGAACGTCATGGAGGTCATGGCAAGGCAGGGCAACTACGTGTTCACGGCGCCGCCGGGATTGGTCACCAGGGCGCGCGAGGGATCCGGGCCGTTCGAGAACCGCCAGAATCCTCGCTTTCAGGAAATCCGTGCACTGTTCCCGATTCCATCTCTAACCATGCATTTCGTAGTGGCCGGTGATCAGGATGTACTGGCGCTGGATGACCTTACCGGAAAACACCTGTTGATTGGTAAGGGCTCTTTCGGTGCCAGGGAAGCCCAGCGTTATCTGGATCTGTTTGGGCTGACGGATGGTGTCGAGGTGGATGATGCCGATGTCGGTAGTGCACCGGATGCGCTCAAGAATGGCCAGATCGATGCCTTTGCCACTGCCAGCTCGTTCCCGGCGCCCAATGTGATTGAAACTGCAGCCAGCCATGATGTGGGCCTGGTGTCTCTGAGCGACGAACAGGTGGCCGAGACCGGCGCGACGCCTCAGGTGATTCCCGCTGGTACCTACTCCAGTATTGATGAGGACGTATTGACCACGTCGTTGCCGGTAGTGGCTTACTCGACTACCGCGATGGATGATGATACCGCCTATACCCTGACGAAGACTTTCTGGGAGCGTCGTGAAGCGATGGCCGAGAACTCTGGCTGGTGGGGCAGTATCAGCCCTGAAATGCTTGCCAATCTCCAGGGCAAGCTGCATCCGGGAGCACTACGCTACTACGATGAAGCCGGTATCGAAGTACCTGATTCCTTGCGCTGA
- a CDS encoding arylsulfatase, with amino-acid sequence MDLVRSVLVVAALAAASSSYAQEQESADDSSGDSSGPPNILFIYGDDIGVHNLSAYNHGIMGYETPNLDRLANEGALFTDAYAQQSCTAGRAAFILGQHPFRTGLLTIGMPGDDHGIPDWSPTIADLAKEHGYMTGQFGKNHLGDQDQHLPTNHGFDEFFGNLYHLNAEEEPEGYYYPKDPAFREKYGPRGVIHSTADGEIEDTGPLTRERMETVDEEFLSATMDFMDRAHEQDKPFFVWFNSTRMHVWTHLRDESEGTTGVGLYPDGMVELDNYIGELLDKLDEMGVADNTVVVFSSDNGAEKITWPDGGTTPFHGEKGTTWEGGFRVPLVVRWPGVIEPGTKFNDIISQEDWFPTFAAAMGDDNIVEELAGEGGTSLNGTDWRVHLDGYNMLPWFSGEVEESPRNEIFYFDQGGNLNAVRVGPWKAHFATLDGAINTATRSTPAWPLVINLRADPYETAWKESGMYVRWYAENTMWTFVPIQQEIREFFATIPDYPYQSGSSLSASNLGYQTLRNEDLLKRLQDVESVMPGARQ; translated from the coding sequence ATGGACCTGGTAAGAAGTGTGCTGGTAGTCGCTGCATTGGCGGCGGCCTCATCCAGCTATGCACAGGAGCAAGAGTCGGCCGATGATTCTTCGGGGGACTCGTCTGGGCCGCCGAATATTCTCTTTATCTACGGGGATGATATCGGTGTTCACAACCTGAGTGCTTACAACCACGGCATCATGGGCTATGAGACACCCAATCTCGACCGGCTCGCCAACGAGGGCGCTTTGTTCACCGATGCCTACGCTCAGCAGTCATGTACCGCTGGACGGGCCGCTTTCATTCTCGGGCAGCACCCATTCCGTACCGGTCTGCTGACGATAGGGATGCCGGGTGATGATCATGGTATTCCTGACTGGTCGCCGACCATTGCTGATCTGGCCAAGGAACATGGCTACATGACAGGGCAGTTCGGCAAGAACCATCTGGGCGATCAGGACCAGCACCTGCCCACCAATCATGGCTTCGATGAGTTCTTCGGCAACCTTTATCACCTCAATGCAGAAGAGGAGCCGGAGGGTTATTACTATCCCAAGGACCCTGCCTTCCGCGAGAAATATGGCCCTCGTGGTGTCATTCACTCAACGGCTGATGGCGAGATCGAGGATACCGGCCCGCTGACTCGTGAGCGCATGGAAACCGTGGATGAGGAATTCCTCAGCGCCACCATGGACTTCATGGATCGTGCCCATGAGCAGGATAAACCCTTCTTTGTATGGTTCAACTCAACTCGAATGCACGTCTGGACTCACCTGAGGGATGAGTCGGAGGGCACTACGGGTGTTGGCCTCTACCCGGACGGTATGGTCGAACTCGACAACTATATCGGTGAGTTGCTCGATAAACTGGACGAGATGGGGGTTGCCGACAACACCGTTGTCGTCTTCTCGTCGGATAACGGCGCCGAGAAGATCACCTGGCCCGATGGTGGTACGACACCGTTCCATGGCGAGAAGGGGACTACCTGGGAGGGCGGCTTCCGTGTACCGCTGGTGGTACGCTGGCCGGGAGTGATTGAACCTGGCACCAAGTTCAATGACATCATCAGCCAGGAGGATTGGTTCCCGACGTTTGCTGCCGCGATGGGCGATGACAACATTGTGGAAGAACTGGCCGGTGAAGGCGGAACCAGCCTCAATGGAACCGACTGGCGTGTTCACCTGGACGGCTACAATATGCTGCCGTGGTTCTCGGGCGAGGTTGAGGAAAGTCCGCGCAACGAGATCTTCTATTTTGATCAGGGCGGTAATCTGAATGCCGTGCGCGTTGGTCCATGGAAAGCACACTTCGCTACCCTGGATGGAGCGATCAATACGGCAACTCGGTCGACCCCTGCCTGGCCTCTGGTCATCAATCTCAGGGCGGACCCCTATGAAACGGCGTGGAAGGAATCCGGAATGTACGTTCGTTGGTACGCCGAGAACACCATGTGGACCTTCGTGCCTATCCAGCAGGAGATCCGTGAGTTCTTTGCCACCATTCCCGACTATCCCTACCAGTCTGGTTCTTCGCTGAGTGCTTCCAACCTGGGTTACCAGACGCTGCGTAATGAGGACTTGCTGAAGAGACTGCAGGATGTTGAGTCAGTGATGCCTGGCGCACGCCAGTAA
- a CDS encoding sulfite exporter TauE/SafE family protein, translating to MLPDYSVLAWSLIIISTYLTGVSKGGFAGGFGTLSVPLMALAIDPIAAAGLLLPLLLVMDVMAVKAWWGHQDMAEVKRLIPGMAIGVIAATLVADSMDENHIRLLLGVISLLFVAYMIFKPSASRPISTRWAWPSGIAVGITSFVAHAGAPPLNLYLVPRRLDKTTFIATVTLCFAAVNLMKVPPYLWLGEINVTSIWASLALVPVAWAGIRSGLWLQSRVNERLFFRLVMLAMAIVGVQLIVKALG from the coding sequence ATGTTGCCCGATTATTCTGTGCTGGCGTGGAGCTTGATCATCATCTCCACCTACCTCACCGGTGTCTCCAAGGGAGGCTTTGCCGGAGGTTTCGGCACACTATCGGTACCGCTGATGGCATTGGCCATCGACCCGATTGCCGCTGCCGGGCTGCTGTTGCCACTGTTGCTGGTGATGGATGTGATGGCGGTCAAGGCCTGGTGGGGGCATCAGGATATGGCGGAGGTCAAGCGCTTGATACCTGGCATGGCGATTGGCGTGATTGCGGCAACCCTGGTGGCCGACTCCATGGACGAGAATCATATTCGCCTGTTGCTCGGGGTAATTTCGCTGTTGTTCGTCGCTTATATGATCTTCAAGCCATCGGCCTCACGCCCGATCTCGACACGCTGGGCCTGGCCATCGGGCATTGCCGTAGGCATCACCAGTTTCGTTGCCCATGCCGGCGCGCCACCGCTGAACCTGTATCTGGTGCCCCGACGGCTCGACAAGACCACCTTCATTGCCACCGTTACGCTGTGCTTCGCCGCCGTCAACCTGATGAAGGTGCCGCCTTACCTGTGGCTGGGCGAGATCAACGTCACCAGCATCTGGGCATCGCTGGCGCTGGTGCCCGTCGCCTGGGCGGGCATTCGCAGCGGTCTGTGGTTACAGAGCCGCGTCAACGAACGCCTGTTCTTCCGTCTAGTGATGCTCGCCATGGCCATCGTCGGCGTGCAGTTGATCGTCAAGGCGTTGGGGTAG
- a CDS encoding TRAP transporter permease, which translates to MSISSTKPSSSASTPAEGAAGAISLRWPWVLLGATSVIFHLGLIFHGLTPALVSRPLHMALILPWVLVFAARTRWQRISGALLTVLGVAACLWIAFHEGSLSDQYGFIDTPLQMAMGVLLIVAALEAARRAIGWPLPLVTLVALAYGVFGQYVPGEFGHPGLPMASFVGSLTIAEGGLWGELTAVSVGVVAIFVIFGAVLNAGEAGKGFMNLAGAMAGRLTGGGAKVSVISSALMGSISGSASANVASTGAITIPSMARLGYPRSLAAAVEAVASSGGQIMPPLMGAGAFVMVELTGTPYTEIMAAALLPAFLYFAAVWVGINAFATRHDLRPVAVEDRPPMREVVMTALFFAVPFAVLLERIFHAGNTPQYAASVAIFAGVALLLLNARLEVSGREFLSRLMEAMVTAGRQIATIGAIILCASLVIGVLALTGLGVKVTSGILALSGGALWPALLLTALACLILGMEVPTTAAYVICVSVAGPALTELGLPLLSAHLFVFWFALLSTITPPVCGAVFIAAGMADVNWLKVAARAMALGVGLYVIPLAMVAHPELLALGEQPLQAVVTGIVILGGLTALSFGLIARIHAVVRLALVALGLAVILGPWQGVIG; encoded by the coding sequence ATGAGTATATCGTCAACGAAACCTTCGTCCTCTGCATCTACACCGGCAGAGGGCGCGGCCGGTGCTATATCGCTGCGCTGGCCTTGGGTATTGCTGGGGGCAACCTCGGTCATCTTTCATCTCGGGCTGATCTTCCATGGCCTGACACCGGCTTTGGTCAGTCGTCCACTGCATATGGCGCTGATCCTGCCCTGGGTGCTGGTGTTCGCTGCACGTACGCGCTGGCAGCGTATCAGCGGTGCGCTACTCACTGTGTTGGGCGTTGCTGCCTGTCTGTGGATTGCCTTTCACGAGGGGTCGCTGTCCGACCAGTATGGCTTTATCGATACGCCGCTGCAGATGGCGATGGGTGTGCTGTTGATCGTGGCCGCGCTGGAAGCGGCGCGGCGTGCCATTGGCTGGCCGCTGCCGCTGGTTACGCTGGTGGCGTTGGCCTATGGTGTGTTCGGTCAATATGTACCCGGTGAGTTTGGCCACCCGGGGTTGCCGATGGCAAGTTTTGTCGGTTCGCTGACCATTGCCGAAGGTGGTCTATGGGGTGAACTGACTGCTGTCAGCGTGGGGGTGGTGGCGATCTTCGTGATCTTTGGCGCCGTGCTCAACGCTGGTGAGGCCGGAAAGGGCTTCATGAATCTGGCTGGTGCCATGGCCGGACGCTTGACTGGTGGTGGCGCCAAGGTATCGGTGATCTCGTCGGCCTTGATGGGCTCGATCTCCGGCTCAGCCTCGGCCAATGTCGCGTCCACTGGCGCGATTACCATTCCGTCGATGGCTCGGTTGGGATATCCGCGTTCGCTGGCGGCGGCGGTGGAAGCCGTGGCTTCCTCTGGCGGGCAGATCATGCCACCACTGATGGGGGCCGGTGCCTTTGTCATGGTTGAGCTGACCGGCACACCCTATACCGAGATCATGGCGGCGGCCCTGTTACCGGCGTTTCTCTACTTCGCCGCGGTCTGGGTCGGCATCAATGCCTTCGCGACACGACATGACCTGCGGCCCGTGGCGGTGGAGGATCGTCCACCGATGCGTGAGGTGGTAATGACGGCGCTGTTCTTCGCCGTCCCCTTTGCGGTGCTGTTGGAACGTATCTTTCATGCGGGCAATACGCCGCAGTATGCCGCCAGTGTGGCGATCTTCGCCGGTGTGGCGCTGCTGTTGCTCAATGCTCGACTGGAAGTCTCGGGGCGAGAGTTCCTGTCACGGCTGATGGAAGCGATGGTCACCGCCGGGCGTCAGATTGCCACCATTGGGGCGATTATTCTGTGTGCCTCACTGGTTATCGGCGTACTGGCGCTGACCGGATTGGGTGTCAAGGTCACCTCGGGGATCCTGGCGTTGTCCGGCGGTGCCTTGTGGCCGGCACTATTGCTTACCGCTCTGGCCTGCTTGATCCTCGGCATGGAAGTGCCGACCACTGCCGCTTATGTGATCTGTGTCTCGGTGGCCGGCCCGGCGCTGACAGAGCTGGGCTTGCCGCTGCTCAGTGCACACCTGTTTGTTTTCTGGTTTGCGTTGCTGTCGACCATTACTCCGCCTGTGTGTGGGGCGGTGTTTATCGCTGCGGGCATGGCCGATGTGAATTGGTTGAAGGTAGCGGCACGGGCCATGGCATTGGGTGTTGGCCTGTACGTGATTCCATTGGCGATGGTCGCGCATCCGGAGTTGCTGGCCCTGGGCGAGCAGCCATTGCAGGCGGTCGTCACCGGTATCGTGATACTCGGGGGGCTGACGGCGCTGTCCTTCGGCTTGATTGCGCGTATCCATGCAGTGGTGCGGCTGGCGCTGGTGGCACTTGGGCTGGCGGTGATCCTTGGGCCCTGGCAGGGGGTGATTGGCTGA
- a CDS encoding TRAP transporter large permease, with product MTLAMLAVFMIHVLLGLPLFIVLLATAVVGFLFVDSSMIPRMMPQQFFGGIDAYSLMAIPLFILAGNLMNASQLTDRLMALARLLVGQLRGGMGHVNVVSSVFFAGVNGSAVADTSALGSLLIPAMRKEGYSTAFSAGLTAGSSLIGPIIPPSIFMILYASLTNTSVGDLFLAGVIPGLLLGLAFMAMNAIYARRHRLPRSGGLPNARQLATASWQALPALVAPFIIVAGIVMGMVTPTESGALTTLYVALYGIAIGSLRGAGVWRAIIDTTRLTAAIFVIMAASSTVSWLLSYAQVPSQFVALLSPWVDQPIVVLLLLSAITFVTGMFMEEVSALMLLTPIFIPVATMAGIDPVHLGIIITLNITIALITPPMGACVFVAAAISRLEITALFRTIWPFVVTALLVLVALILMPQLTLWLPNLLG from the coding sequence ATGACCCTGGCCATGCTTGCCGTGTTCATGATCCATGTCCTGCTGGGGTTGCCGCTGTTCATCGTGCTGCTGGCCACCGCTGTGGTCGGGTTCCTGTTCGTCGATTCGAGCATGATTCCACGCATGATGCCGCAACAGTTCTTCGGCGGTATCGATGCCTATTCGTTGATGGCGATCCCGCTGTTCATCCTCGCCGGCAACCTGATGAACGCCAGCCAACTGACCGACCGTCTGATGGCACTCGCCCGATTGCTGGTCGGCCAACTGCGTGGGGGTATGGGCCACGTCAATGTGGTATCAAGCGTGTTCTTTGCCGGGGTCAACGGGTCAGCGGTGGCAGACACCTCCGCGCTGGGCTCGCTGCTGATTCCCGCGATGCGCAAGGAGGGCTATTCCACCGCCTTCTCTGCCGGGCTGACCGCCGGAAGTTCATTGATCGGCCCAATCATCCCCCCCAGCATCTTCATGATTCTCTATGCTTCCCTGACCAACACCTCGGTCGGTGATCTTTTCCTGGCGGGCGTGATTCCCGGCCTGCTACTCGGCCTGGCGTTCATGGCCATGAACGCGATCTACGCCAGACGCCACCGGTTACCTCGCAGTGGCGGGCTGCCCAATGCCAGACAACTTGCCACCGCCAGTTGGCAGGCACTTCCCGCGCTGGTGGCACCTTTCATTATCGTCGCCGGTATCGTCATGGGGATGGTGACACCGACCGAATCCGGCGCGCTGACCACGCTGTACGTCGCGCTCTATGGTATCGCCATAGGCTCATTGCGCGGTGCTGGAGTGTGGCGAGCCATTATCGACACCACACGACTGACTGCTGCCATCTTCGTGATCATGGCTGCGTCGAGTACGGTCAGTTGGTTGCTGTCCTATGCTCAGGTACCCAGCCAGTTCGTGGCACTGCTGTCACCATGGGTCGATCAACCTATCGTGGTACTGTTGCTGCTCAGCGCCATCACCTTTGTCACTGGAATGTTCATGGAGGAAGTGTCAGCGTTGATGCTACTGACACCGATCTTCATCCCGGTGGCAACGATGGCGGGCATTGACCCGGTCCACCTGGGTATCATCATTACACTCAACATAACCATCGCCTTGATCACTCCACCGATGGGTGCCTGCGTGTTCGTCGCCGCAGCCATCAGCCGTCTGGAGATCACTGCACTGTTCCGCACCATCTGGCCTTTTGTAGTGACCGCACTACTGGTGTTGGTCGCGCTGATTCTGATGCCGCAACTGACGCTGTGGCTGCCCAACCTGCTGGGATGA
- a CDS encoding TRAP transporter small permease yields MPLIPSHLIPTGLIHHIRRLSIGLAGALLAIDLTAMLYGVFMRYIAGGAPIWTDELARFLIIGCVMLAMGTVWVEGRHMRVALIERLLPQSLLTLLLWYQWLLTLVLAVGGAWFSYHYAQSVAMFTSQGLGISRSIPVMSVPIGFSLLALMVICHGPRALPTLEESAVEANTGSTDRNVAEDDRP; encoded by the coding sequence ATGCCGCTGATACCCTCTCACCTGATACCCACTGGTCTGATACATCACATTCGCCGGCTCAGTATTGGGCTGGCGGGTGCTCTGTTGGCTATCGACCTGACGGCGATGCTGTATGGCGTATTCATGCGCTATATTGCCGGGGGTGCCCCGATCTGGACGGACGAACTGGCACGCTTTCTGATCATCGGCTGCGTCATGCTGGCCATGGGAACAGTGTGGGTCGAAGGTCGACACATGCGCGTCGCACTGATCGAGCGGCTGCTCCCTCAGTCATTGCTGACTCTACTGCTGTGGTATCAATGGTTATTGACGCTGGTGCTGGCGGTAGGCGGCGCCTGGTTCAGTTACCACTATGCTCAGTCGGTCGCCATGTTCACCAGTCAAGGCCTGGGAATCAGCCGCTCGATCCCCGTCATGTCGGTTCCGATCGGCTTTTCGCTGCTGGCACTGATGGTCATCTGTCATGGGCCGCGCGCCCTACCAACGCTCGAGGAAAGCGCTGTCGAGGCAAATACCGGCTCGACCGACAGGAATGTCGCTGAGGATGACCGTCCATGA
- a CDS encoding VOC family protein yields MASIQQRIVSHLWFDKEAREAAEFYCSIFPDSSIASVTTVHDTPSGDCDVVSFSLFGQPFMAISAGPLFQFNEAISFMVLCDNQQQIDHYWAALSAVPEAEQCGWLKDKYGLSWQIVPTAMEEMMQSRDGASRQRMIQAHMQMKKLDIAELWKAYNAS; encoded by the coding sequence ATGGCGAGTATTCAGCAGCGGATCGTTTCACACCTGTGGTTCGACAAGGAGGCCAGGGAGGCCGCCGAGTTCTATTGCTCGATCTTTCCAGATTCAAGCATCGCCAGTGTCACCACCGTTCATGACACGCCCTCGGGGGACTGCGATGTTGTTTCCTTCTCGTTGTTCGGGCAGCCCTTCATGGCGATCAGCGCCGGCCCACTGTTCCAGTTCAATGAAGCCATCTCCTTCATGGTGCTCTGCGATAACCAACAGCAAATCGATCACTACTGGGCAGCGCTATCAGCTGTCCCCGAGGCCGAACAATGCGGCTGGCTCAAGGACAAATACGGTCTGTCCTGGCAGATCGTACCGACGGCGATGGAGGAAATGATGCAGAGCAGGGATGGCGCGAGCAGACAGCGCATGATTCAGGCCCATATGCAGATGAAGAAACTGGATATTGCTGAGCTGTGGAAAGCCTACAACGCGTCATGA
- the gap gene encoding type I glyceraldehyde-3-phosphate dehydrogenase encodes MTLKVAINGFGRIGRNVLRALFENGYRDRIEVVAINDLGDPSLNAHLLRHDTVHGHFPFKVEHDEESLSVDGQRIAILSERDPANLPWASLGVDLVMECTGLFTKREAAGKHIAAGAGKVLISAPSPDCDATVVFGVNEQVLTAEHKVVSNASCTTNCLAPVAKALNDAVGIENGLMTTVHAYTNDQNLSDVYHSDPYRARSATHSMIPTKTGAAAAVGKVLPELEGKFDGLAVRVPVINVSLVDLVFTASRDTTKEEINAIVAKAAEASPVLAVNAQPLVSIDFNHDAHSSTFDANHTRVNGRLVKVMAWYDNEWGFSNRMLDTALAMQKAG; translated from the coding sequence ATGACTCTCAAGGTTGCCATCAATGGATTCGGTCGTATCGGACGTAACGTGCTGCGCGCACTATTCGAGAACGGCTATCGCGATCGTATCGAGGTTGTGGCCATCAACGACCTGGGTGATCCGTCACTCAATGCCCATCTGCTGCGCCATGACACCGTGCACGGCCATTTCCCCTTCAAGGTAGAACACGACGAAGAAAGCCTCAGTGTCGATGGCCAGCGTATCGCGATACTCTCCGAACGTGATCCGGCTAACCTGCCCTGGGCTTCGCTGGGTGTTGATCTGGTCATGGAATGTACCGGTCTGTTCACCAAGCGTGAAGCGGCGGGCAAGCATATTGCTGCAGGCGCCGGTAAGGTGCTGATTTCTGCACCGAGTCCGGACTGCGACGCCACCGTGGTGTTCGGCGTTAATGAACAAGTACTCACGGCTGAACACAAGGTGGTCTCCAATGCTTCCTGCACCACCAACTGTCTAGCCCCGGTGGCCAAGGCTCTCAACGATGCCGTGGGTATCGAGAACGGCCTGATGACCACCGTGCATGCCTATACCAATGACCAGAATCTGTCGGACGTCTATCACTCCGATCCTTACCGTGCGCGTAGCGCCACCCATTCCATGATCCCGACCAAAACTGGTGCGGCTGCCGCAGTGGGTAAGGTCTTGCCTGAGCTGGAAGGCAAGTTCGATGGTCTGGCGGTACGTGTGCCGGTGATCAACGTATCGCTGGTCGACCTGGTGTTCACTGCGTCACGCGATACCACGAAAGAAGAAATCAATGCGATTGTGGCCAAGGCTGCTGAAGCATCGCCAGTGCTGGCGGTCAACGCCCAGCCGCTGGTGTCGATCGATTTCAACCATGACGCCCATTCCTCGACCTTCGACGCCAACCACACCCGTGTGAATGGCCGCCTGGTCAAGGTGATGGCATGGTATGACAACGAGTGGGGCTTCTCCAACCGTATGCTCGACACCGCACTGGCGATGCAGAAGGCTGGTTGA
- a CDS encoding M15 family metallopeptidase: MPQTSTTDLRQQAIPKLPEPDWTQLGLIAIAALPQPLVPMSLAPMPVRVYPAYARMEVPGAVHECYVREEVYRRLLAVARALPSGLTLLVLDGWRPWRVQQYLFETLSTTISEAEPGISEAELLERTREFVSLPSTAADAPSPHLTGGAVDVTLCDADGLPLDMGSTFDEASQISHTATFEERLNLSAEQIIARDNRRLLYHSMLAQGFTNLPSEWWHFDFGDQLWAWYSGRESALYGPAEPDTVANRWKRQFGRADSPTDERYGV, from the coding sequence ATGCCCCAAACCTCCACCACTGATCTGCGCCAGCAGGCCATCCCCAAACTTCCTGAACCAGACTGGACACAGCTTGGACTGATCGCCATCGCAGCACTCCCGCAACCTCTGGTGCCAATGAGTCTCGCGCCCATGCCGGTGCGCGTGTATCCAGCCTACGCCCGCATGGAAGTCCCCGGCGCCGTTCATGAGTGTTATGTACGTGAAGAGGTCTACCGACGACTGTTGGCAGTTGCACGCGCCTTACCTTCAGGGCTGACGCTGCTGGTGCTGGATGGCTGGCGTCCATGGCGAGTACAGCAATACCTGTTCGAGACGCTGTCGACGACGATCAGCGAAGCAGAGCCAGGCATCAGCGAAGCTGAATTGCTCGAACGCACACGAGAGTTCGTTTCGCTCCCCAGCACCGCAGCCGACGCCCCGAGCCCCCATCTGACCGGCGGTGCCGTGGATGTCACCCTATGTGATGCTGATGGCCTGCCACTGGATATGGGGTCGACATTCGATGAAGCCAGTCAGATATCCCACACAGCCACTTTTGAAGAGCGCCTCAACCTCAGCGCCGAGCAGATCATCGCCCGCGACAACAGGCGCCTGCTCTACCACAGCATGCTGGCGCAGGGGTTCACCAACCTGCCCAGCGAGTGGTGGCACTTCGATTTCGGCGACCAGCTCTGGGCCTGGTATAGTGGGCGGGAAAGTGCTCTCTATGGTCCGGCCGAGCCGGATACTGTCGCCAACCGCTGGAAGCGTCAGTTCGGACGGGCCGATTCCCCCACCGACGAGCGTTACGGAGTCTGA